A window from Bufo bufo chromosome 1, aBufBuf1.1, whole genome shotgun sequence encodes these proteins:
- the LOC120989114 gene encoding olfactory receptor 11A1-like — translation MVLTNNITSIILLGFPNHENITFMLFSLLVIIFSGTISGNLLIMVLYLVSKTLRSPMYFFIAQLSLFDLLLTTDIVPVLLHTVLYGRSTMTLIGCIIQFSVFVISDSSECFLLSVMSYDRYLAICNPLRYLSIMTHNFCVTSVSFIWLLAFIVALINIISIYSLHFCGPHVIDHFYCDYDPILQLSCSDTSIIHKLNLIMGCFIVTGPFIIIVMSYMYIVITILKIPSNTGKYKAFSTCSSHLIVVSVFYGTLMIVYMFPTKGQSLILSKILSLMYTVLTPLLNPIIYTLRNKDIKNALNKLKG, via the coding sequence ATGGTATTGACAAACAATATCACCTCCATCATCCTTCTGGGATTTCCAAATCATGAGAACATCACATTTATGTTGTTCTCATTACTAGTTATTATATTCAGTGGAACCATTTCAGGAAACCTTCTTATCATGGTCTTGTATTTAGTAAGTAAAACCCTTCGGTCCCCCATGTACTTCTTCATTGCACAGCTGTCGTTATTTGACCTCCTGTTGACTACAGATATAGTCCCTGTCCTTCTTCACACAGTACTGTATGGAAGAAGTACTATGACTCTCATCGGCTGCATAATCCAGTTTTCTGTTTTTGTCATATCAGACTCCTCAGAATGTTTTCTACTGTCAGTGATGTCTTATGATCGTTATTTGGCCATCTGTAACCCCCTTCGTTACCTTTCCATCATGACTCATAATTTCTGTGTTACGTCTGTAAGTTTTATTTGGTTGTTGGCTTTTATTGTAGCACTGATCAATATTATCTCCATCTATAGTTTACATTTCTGTGGACCACACGTCATTGACCATTTCTACTGTGACTATGATCCTATACTGCAGCTCTCCTGCTCTGATACATCCATTATACATAAACTGAATCTTATAATGGGATGTTTcattgttacgggacctttcataATAATTGTGATGTCCTATATGTACATTGTCATCACCATTCTGAAGATCCCatccaataccggaaaatataaagccttctccacctgtagCTCTCATCTCATTGTGGTTTCTGTGTTTTATGGGACATTAATGATTGTTTATATGTTTCCTACAAAAGGACAGTCCCTGATCCTGAGTAAGATCTTGTCTCTGATGTATACTGTGTTGACCCCACTGCTCAATCCTATTATATACACTCTGAGGAACAAAGACATTAAGAACGCTCTCAATaaacttaaagggtaa